GCGCGTCGACCCGGCGGTTGTACGGGCGGCGGCCCGAGGTGACCGGCCGCCACTGACCGGTGTCGGCCACCCGCTCGATCTCCACCACGGACATGCCGTGCGCGGCCATCGCCACCCGCACCTGCTCGACGGTGAGCGCCTCCTGGCTGGTGAAGCCGGGGAACATCAGGTCCTCGTTCGTGTACTCGTGGTTGACCACGAGCAACGCCCGCTTGCCGCCCTTGTCCAGTGGCAGCACGCCGACGAAGTCGTTGTTGTAGCCGAACTGCTTGGCCTGCGCCGCCGCGGTCTGCCGGCGCAGGTCGAACCGTGGCGCGCCGGGCACCACCGGGTCGCCCCAGCGGATCACCACGGCGTGGTCGTACCCGTTCGGCACCACGAGGCTGTCCAGAGTGTTCGGCGGGATGGGCTTGAAGGTCAGCGCGCCGCTGCCGATGCCCTTTCCGCCGCTGCCGTTGCCGGCACCGGCCGGCGGGGTCGGCGAGTTCGGTGCCGCGACGGCGGCACCCGCACCGGCCGCCGCGCCGGCCGCACCGCCGAGACCGAGCACCAGGGCGCCGACCGCACCGGCGCGGACCACACCCCGGCGGGAGACCTCGGCGTTCACCAGGTCACCGAGGTACGCGTTGTCGGAGGTGTTGGGGACCGGATGGTCACAGGCGTTGCCGCAGCGGTATAGGCAGGTCATGGCGTCGCGGCTGCCGTGGCGCGGGGTGGCCAGCAACGGCAGCAGTCGGGGACGGTCGCTCATCGGCGGAGCCTCCTGGGGTTGGGCGCGCCGGCGCAGCTCACCGGCGGGTACCCGCCGGACGCTAGGAGGGCGTGGTGAGCGCGGGTCAGCCTCGACCTGAACCGGCGATGAACTCCGCGCTGGGAATCCCATCTTGAGCTGGGGCTGAACCGATCGGCGTGACCGCACGTATCTCCGGTCGTAACGCCGCGCCCGCTCGTGACGAGAGCGAGGAGAGGACCATCAGCGACCACGACGCCCACCTGCTGCGCGCCCTGCACGACGAGCATGGCGAGGCGCTGTACACGCACGCCCTGCGGCTGGTCAACGGCGACCGGCAGCGGGCCGAGGACCTCGTCCAGGAGACGCTGCTGCGGGCCTGGCGACATCCGGAGTCGCTCGACCCGCGTCGTGGCTCGGTGCGCGCCTGGCTCTTCACCACCGCCCGTAACCTGGCCATCGACGCCTGGCGCCGGCGCTCGACCCGGGTCGGCGAGGTCTACACCGACGAACTGCCCGAGCCGCCGGAGGTGGTCGACGAGACCGAACGCGCCGTCGAGGCGTGGACCGTGGCGGAGGCGCTGAACCGACTCAGCCCGTCCCATCGGGATGTCCTGGTCGAGTGCTTCTACCAGGGGCGATCGGTGGCCGAGGCGGCTTCCCGGCTCGGCGTGCCACCGGGCACGGTGAAGTCCCGGACGCACTACGCCCTGCGCTCACTACGGTTGGTGCTGGCCGAGATGGGGGTGACCGGATGAGCCGCTGCGACTTCGCGTACGACGATGGGGCGTACGTGCTGGGCGCCCTGTCGCCGGCCGACCGGGCGGCCTACGAACGGCATCTGGTCGACTGCCCGGCCTGCCAGCAGTCGGTTTCCGAGATCGCGGTGCTGCCCGGCCTGCTCGGCCGGCTGGATCCGGCGAGCCTGGAGCAGTTCCTTCCGCCGCCGGAGAACCCCCGGGTGCCCGAACTGCTCAGCGCCGCCCGGGAGCGCCGACGCCGCGAGCGGCAGGCCAACCGCCTGCGGTACGCGGTCACCGGCCTGGCGGCGGCCGCGTTCGCCCTGATCGTCGGCTTCGGCGTGGCGACGGTGCTGCCCGGCGAACAGCCAGCTCCCCCGCCGTCGGTGGCCCAACCACGGATGGTGGAGATGGCGCCGGTGGCCGGTACGGTGCCGGTGCACGCCGAGGTCGGCTTCCGGGGCACCGACTGGGGCACCGAGGTCACCATGCACTGCGGGTACGACGAGCGGGCCGGCTACGGCAAGGCGCACGCCTTCCGACTGGTGGCGCACGCCGCGGACGGCAGGACGGAGCAGATCGGCTCGTGGCGGGCCGCTCCCGGTGACGACCTGCGGATCACCGGGGCGACCCAGTTCACCAACGCCGAGCTGGTGCGCCTGGAACTGATCCGCGCCGACGGCACCCCCGTCCTCGCCTACGACGTGCCCTGAGCTGCGGTTCCGGTCCGGCCGCAGCGCGCACCTCGGCCGTCGCTTTCGTCGAGCCCGACTGGGGCCGCCCGATCAGCGCGGGCTGGGCAGCGCGTCCGGAGAGGTGACCACGGTGGCGGCCAGGTGGGCGCGCTGGCTGCGCCGGGTACGCCGGGCCTGCCGCATGGCGTCGGTGGTGAAGACGATCAGAGCCATCCAGACCAGGGCGAAACCGGCCAGGCGGGTCGGTGGCATCGGCTCGTGGAAGATCAACACTCCGCAGCCGAGCTGGAGGATCGGTGCGACGTACTGGAGCATGCCCAGGGCACTCAGCGGCAGCCGGTTGGCGGCACCGGCAAAGAGCAGCAGCGGGATGGCGGTCAACGCGCCGGCCAGCACCAGCAGCGCGGTGTGCCCGGCGGACACGCTTCCGAAGGCCGCCGCGCCGGTGGTCGAGAGCCAGCCCAGGTACGCCAGCGCGGGCAGGGCCAGTACGGCCGACTCGACGAACAGGCCCTCTGCGGCGGGCAACCCGAGCTGCTTCTTCACCAGGCTGTAGCCACCGAAGCTGAACGCCAGGGTCAGCGCGAGGTACGGCAGCCGGCCGTAGTCGATGGTCAGCACGGCCACCGCAAGTGCGCCGATGCCCAGCGCGACCCACTGCGCCGCACGCAGTCGCTCGCGTAGCACCAGCACCCCGAGCAGGACCACCACCAGTGGATTGATGAAGTACCCGAGGGCGGTCTCCACCACCCGGTCGGAGTTGACGCCGTGGATGTAGGTGAACCAGTTGATTCCGATCAGGGCGGCGGCGGTGCCGATCCCGGCCAGCGCCCGCGGCCGGCGCCCCAGCGCCCGCAGGAAACCGATGTTGCGCATCGCCCCGAGCAGCAGCGCCACGAACACCACGGACCAGACCACCCGGTGCGCCAGGATCTCCAGCGGACCGGCCGGGCGCAGCAGCTTGAAGTAGAGCGGGAAGAACCCCCACAGCAGGTACGCAGCGAGGCCGTAGAGGTATCCGAGGCGGAGCGGTGTCACGGCTCCACGGTAAGGGGCCTGTCCGCCGGCCGATCCTTGCCGGTGAGCTGACTCACGGCCGGAATGCGCCGGTCAAGCTCCATCCAGTGCTCGGGTCGTACCGGCCCGAAGCCGATCTTCTCGTACACCCCGTGCGCGTCGACGGTGGCCAGCAGCAGCCGGCGTACGCCCAACTCGGCCAGATGGTCGCGGACCGCGCCGGCCAGCCAGGTGCCCAGCCCGCGACCGCGCTCGGCCCGGTCGACGTAGACGTCGCAGAGGTAGCCGAAGGTGACGCCGTCGGTGATCATCCGGGCGACGGCGACCTGCCGTCCGTCGCCGGGGCGGTAGACGCCGAAGCCGATCGAGCCGGCGAACGAGCGCACCACCGTCTCGCGGTCCCGCCCTGCGGCCCAGTACGAGTCGGTGGCCAGCCAGGTGTGCACCAGGTCCAGGTCGAGCAGCTCCGGGTCGGTGCTGATCGTGTACCCGTCGTCGCGCCGCGCAGTGAACACGCCGCTGACCCTAACCCCTCCCACCCACCCCCACCCTCACCCCCGCGCCCGCCCCCGCGCCCCACCCACCCCACCCACCCCCACCCCCGCGATCATGCACTTTTGGTCGTCGATATATACCTTTTGACAGCTTTTGCCGCGACGAAAAGTGCAAGATCGACGGGGTGAGGGGGTGGGGGTGGGGGGTCAGTCGCGGTCGAGGATGGCGCCGAGGATCCAGGTGACGATGCCGACGAAGAGCGCGCCCAGCACGGCGGCCGGCCAGAAGCCGTCCACGTCGAACGGCAGCCCCACCTGGTCGGCGATCCAGCCGGTGAGCAGGAAGAGCAGGCCGTTGACCACAAGCGCGATCAGGCCCAGGGTGAGCAGGTAGAAACCGCAGCCGACGGTCTTGATGATCGGCTGGAGCACTCCGTTGACCACGCCGAAGATGATCGCGACGAGGACCAGCGTCAGCACCGTCTCGCTTACCGACTCGGTATCCAGCGAGATGCCGGGAATGACAAGTGTGGCCAGCCAGAAGGCGACCGCCGTGGCACCGATCCGGATCAATAGACCTTTCATGAAACCCATGGCGGGCATGGTGCCATGGCCGACCGGCGGGCGGAACCCGCGAGATAAACGAGGTCAGGCCCGGGACGGGCGGCCGACCAACTGGGCCTCGATGGGCGTGCCGGCGAGCACCGCCCAGCGCAGGGCGCGCCGATTCACCACGGCCACCATGTCGTGCCGGATTCGGGTCAGCCACTGCGCGGACTCGCCGAGGCCCAGCGCGGCACCGGCGACGGCCGCCTCCGCCTGACTCAACGGCTGGAGTACCGCCAGGTCGGCCCGGCCCAGCGCGTCCGCGTCGGTCGGGGTGAGCTCGTCGCGTACCAGCAACGTGGTCTGCCACGCCACGCCCGGTCGCGGGCCGCTGGGTGGCGGCGCGTCCAGCACCACGAGCACCGGAGCCAGCGGCGTCGCCGGCTCACCCGGCACCGGCCGACCCGGCGGGACCAGCGGGATCGCCGTGCCCGGCAGACTCACCGCACGCACGAACGGTTCCCAGGCGCGCGGCCGGATGGTCTGCACGACCACCCGGGCGCCGAGTGCCAACGCGCGCATGGCGAGCAGCTGAGCGGCGGGTAGCCCGCCGACGAGCATCACCCGCGTGCCGGTCGGCCGGAACAGCCGGAGGGTCACCGCGTCGCCGTGTCGGTTGGCACCCACCATGAGCCCGGCCGAGCCGTACGGCAGCATCAGCTCGGCCGGGCCGGCGATCGGACTCGCCCCGGGCGCGGCCAGCGGCAGGGTGGCCGCGAGACCGGCCAACTGGGCGCCGTCGAGTCGCTCCACCGCACCGCCGCCGGCCGCGACCACGCGGCGCAACGCCTGAGCGGCAGCGGACAGCTCCGCGGCGGTGACCGCGCTGAGGCGTACGGCCAGCCCGGTCGCCGCCGACCGACCGGCCTCGGCGTGCAGCGACACAGTGGTCACGGTTGCCGGCAAGGTCAGCAACTGGGGCACCAGCCGGGGTGCGGCTTCCGCCGCCGGCCACCTGAGCAGCCGGAAGGTGCTCTGCAACAGCCCGCCGGATCGGACGGCCTGCCAGGATTCGCGCACTTCCCGCCCGTCGTGGTGGGCCAGCTCGGCGAGGATCCGCAGCGCCGGCTCCCCGCCCAGGGGCCGGACGGCCACCGGCGCCAGCCGCCGGACGAGCCGGCGCACCGTGCCGGTGAGGACCTGTCGCAGCGCCTCGTCCGGCCAGCCCTCCGCCCGGGACACGCGTACGGCCAGCACCGCCTGTTCCCAGCCGGCCAGGCGCCCGTCGGTGAGCTGCCGGTACGAGGTGGCCGCCGGGCCACCGCCGAGACCGACCGCCGGGGCCGCCGCACCGGCCAGCACCAACTGGATTCGTACCACCGGCACCGGCTCGGTGCTCGCCGGCAACAGGGATGCCGGGGCCGGTAGCTGTTTCGCGCCGTCGCCGAGCAGGTCGGCCGGGTCGCCGATCTCCAGCAGGGCGACCAGGCCATCCGGGTCGTCCAACAGCACCGCCGGGGTCCCGGCCAACTCGACCGGACGCAGCGTGCTGCCCGGGTGCACCAGATCGAGCAGCGCCGTCCCGCCGGCAGCCGCAGCGATCGCGCGACGACGGGCCAGGTAACCCAGGCCGATGCCGAGCCACTCGTAGAGCCAGCGCTGCCGAACCCGGTACCAGGCCAGGACGAGCAGCGCCGCCGCCAACAGCACCGCCGCCACCATCGGCAGCGCACCCCGGCCGAGTGCGGCGACGAGCACGGCCACCGCCACCTGGGCGGTCGCGACCTGCCCGGCCCTCGGCCGACGGGTCGGCCACCGATCGTCCGGCCGCCACTGGGTTGCCCGGATGCGACGCTGCGGCACCGGGGGCGAGTCGTGCGGTGGCGTGGCCGGGGCGGGTGCCGGGCGGGTCGCAGTGTCGGTCGTCGTCACCGCTCCTCCTCGCCCCGATCACCCGCCGCGACTGTGCTGCCGCACATGGTAGCGGTCGGATCCGGGGGTGCGTTGTCCACAGGGGAACACGGAGGGGTAGCAGAAACGCGATTGCGCCGCTACCGTCAGCGACGAGTTTCTCGTTGGCCCGTCCCCACGTCGCGCGCTTGTCCTCCGGCGTCGTGGGTGGTGCATCCCCCACCGCAGGGCCAGCCACGACCGAGGAGACGAGGTGACGTCGGGGTGTCCCAGACCCAGGCAGAAGCTGCGGTGATGCAGCAGACCGCGGTGAAGTTCGAGCAGACGGACCAGTCGTTGCAGTCGATGCTCAGCGGATTGTTGGCCCAGCTGGAGGTCCTCCAGCAGGCCTGGCGCGGAGCGGGCGGCCGATCGTTCGAGCAGGTCAAACAGCAGTGGGCACAGGACCAGACCAGCCTTCAGCAGGCGCTGCGGGAGACCGCTGGCGCGATCCGGACCGCTGGCGCCCACTACGACGCGTCCGACAGCGAGGCGGCCACCCGGGTGTCCGCCACCAACCGCGGCGGCATCCAGCTGCCGCTCTAGACCACGATTGAGGGGGAGACCTCCGATGGAGCACGGTGTGCTGGTCGTCAACTTCGCCGCGTTGCAGCAGGCCAGCGCGGACATTCAGCGGGCGTTGAACACGCTCGACTCGCAGCTTGGCCAGTTGGAACGGGATGCCGCTCCGCTGGTGGCCTCCTGGTCCGGCGAGGCGCAGCAGGCGTACGAGCAGCGGCAGGCCCGTTGGCGTAACGCCTCGCAGGATCTCCAGGTGATGTTGCGCGACATCAAGCTGGCGGTGGACGAGTCCGCAGCCGACTACCTCGACACCGAGAAGAAGAACGTCGGCCTGTTCCAGTGAGCTGACGCCGGCCGCCCCCGGCCGGCGTCAGTCCACCGCCCCATCGAGCCGGTCACCCTGGTCGGTCTGCGCGGTGCCGGTCTGCTCAGCGTGGGTCGGCGGGGCGCCAGCGGCGGCGGGCACCGGCGGGCACCACCACGGCCGCCAGCGCGATACCGGCCGCCACCAGCACACCGGCGACGGCCAGCCAGACCGCGCGCTGCCGGGCGTCGACCCGCCGGGCCTGCTGCGCGAGCAGCGCCGGATCGGCCCGGTCGTCGGCGAGTACGGTCACCGGTCCGGCCGGCTTCGGCACGCCGCTGGCCTCGGTGACCGCCCGGTACGGATTCAGTACGCCCGCGCCGTACCCGCCGTCCGGTGCCGGGTCGGTGGTCGCGACGATCCGGGCGGCCACCTCCGTGGCGGTCAGCTCCGGACGGTACTGACGCAGCAGTGCCGCGGTCGCGGCGACGAAGGGCGCGGCGTAGCTGGTTCCCTCGGCCTGGTGGTGGCCCCGCCCCGGAGCCGCGATCAGCACGTCGGTGCCGGGGGCGACCAGGTCGAGATAGGAGCCGGCCTGGGAGAAGGCCGCCCGCATCCCGTCCGCGCCCACCGCACCGACCCCGAGCACCCCGTCGTACGCGGCCGGATAGGGGCGCGGATCCCCGTTGCCGTGCAGGTTGCCGGCGGCGGCGACCACCACCACGTCCCGCGCGACCGCGTCGGCGACCGCCGCCCGTACCGCGGGATGATCGGCGTACAGCACGACGGAAAGGTTGAGCACGTCGGCGCCGTTCTCCACCGCCCAGCGGATCGCCTGGGCGAGGTCGTCCGGGCCGACCGTACGCCCCGAACCCCGGCCGTCCACGACCTGTTGCTCACTGACGCGCACCGGCAGGATCCGGGCATCCGGGGCCAGTCCACGGAAGGCGATGCCGTCGCGCGGTACGGCGGCGATGATGCTCGCCACCCCGGTGCCGTGGCCGACACAGTCCAGGGTCCCGTCGCCGCCCGGGTCGAGCAGGTCGGTGCCGGTCAACACGCGCCCGGCGAGCTGTGGGTGCCGCCGGTCCACGCCAGAGTCGACCACCGCCACGGTCACTCCCGCTCCGGTCGCCAGGGGGGCCAGCCGCTCCGGGGCGTACCGCTGCTGGGGCCATGGGACGGCGGCGACCGGCCGGACCGGGGCGGGTGGTGACGACGCGCAGTGCGGGCTGCTCTGCATACCGGCCAGCTGGATCGACCCGCTGAGCTGAATCGGCCCGCTGGTTGTCGGGCCGGCGAGTAGGGCGGCGGCCAGACCCACGAGAAGCAGGCGAGCGCTGCACCGGGACATCGACCACCTCCGTATCGTGGCGACACCGGAACGGAATGTTATCTCCTCCCGGTTCACCTGGCGTGCCGCAGCCGGGGTGACATCGTGATCTTGAAGTCACCTTGTAGGTTGTAACCGATACCTATGGCCTGTGCCCGGGAGGAGGGGTGGCCGTGACCGACTGGGAGCCGGCCACCGAGGCCGAGGCGGCAATGCGGGACGCGCTGCGCAGCAACGACCAGCAGCTTTACTTCCGCATCCTGTCCCGCGTCGAGTTGCTGTTGCCGATCTCGACCCAGGCGACGGCCGGTCACGCACCGGCGGGTTGGGGCACCTGGACCACCGGTGGTCGCACCCACGTACTGGCCTTCACCTCCATCGAGGCGATCCGGGCCTGCCTCGGTGAGCACGCCGTGCCCAACCGTCGCATCGGCTACCCGGAGTTGGCGACGAACTGGCCGAATCACGAATGGTGGTTGGCGGTAAATCCCGGCCTGCCGATCGAGGGCTACCTACCTGCCTGGTACGTCTCCCAACTGTCCCGTGGCGACGTCCGGCTGCCCGGCCGGACGGTGGGTGCCCGAGCCCGGCTGGAACGCGTCGAGGCGCTGAACCGCTCGCGTGAGGCCGGTCCGGCGGCCAGCGTCGCCCCGGCCACCCCCACCCCGGCCGCCCCGACCCCGCCGCCGGCCCGACGACCGGCCGACGTCGGCCCGAGTCCCGCCCCGCCGCCGGTGGTCCCTGCGGCCTTTCACCTGCCCGAGGTGCCGGTAACGCCGAGCACGCTCGGCGTTCCCCACCGGGGGCGCCCCGCCGGCTCGGCACCGGAGCACCCGGACGGCAACCGGATCGCGCCGGATGGTCCGCGACCGACTGGCGGCAGCCGACCGGCTGCGTTCGGTGGCGAACGGCCGGAGGCCGCGGCACCGGCTCGACCTGCCGGCCTGGGCCCATCGCTCGGCGGTGTCCGGCCGGACGGCCCCGGCAAGGTACCGCCGCGTCGACCGATGCCGTTCCGTACCGAGGAGGTCGGCGCTCCGGAGCGGGGCTGGCCGGCGGCTCCCGAAAGGCCCGGACCGGCGACCAACGGCCGTCCCACCGAACCCGGCGTCGATCAGCCGAGCCGGCGGTCGTTCTTCGAACCGGCGGCCGAGCGGCCGGCCTCCCGTAGCGACCGGCTGGCTGATCGAGCCACCCCGCCGTCCCGATTCGGCCGGGGCGGGCAGCCGTTTCCCCGGCGTGGCCCGGCTGCCAAACCGGCCGGCGCGGGTGACCCGCGAGCCTTCGTCTTCACCGACGACGACCGGCCGGTCGATGACCGTTCGGCGGGCGCGGCGCGGCCGGGCTCGGGCGGGGAGGCGACTCAGCCGCTGCCATCGCAGGATGCCTCGTCGTCGGATCCGACCCGCCCGCTGGGACTGGCCGGCCGGATGGCCCCGCCTGGTATGGACCGTGCCGACACGGAGGCCACCCAGGCGCTGCCCCGCCGCCGACCAACGGAGGACGCGGCGCAAGCGCCGCCGTCGATCGCGGAGCCGGTCTCCGGCCCGCCCGCAACGCGGCGCGGTTTCACGCCGATCGTCATCGAGGGCACCATCATCGAGGCCCGGGACCTGAGCACGGCACCGAGCACTGAGGAGCGCAGCCACCCGTCCGCCGGAGAAAGCCCGACGGCCCGACCCGAGGCCGAGCGGACCATGCCGGGCCCGAGGGTCGAGCCGGAGCCGACGGTGCCGCTTACGCCGGAGCCGACGGCCGATGCGCAGGCGGAGCCGACCGCACCGATCTTCCCGGTGGCAGCCGAGCCGACCGCACCGATCTTCCCGGTGGCAGCCGAGCCGACCGCACCGATCTTCCCGGTGGCAGCCGAGCCGACCGCACCGATCTTCCCGGTGGCAGCCGAGCCGACCGCACCGATCTTCCCGGTGGCAGCCGAGCCGACCGCGCGGATTTCCCCGGTGGCAGCCGAGCCGACCGCGCCGATCTCCCAGGTGCCAACTCAGCCGGTGGCGGCGGAGCCGACCGAGCCGATCTCCCAGGTGCCAACTCAGCCGGTGGCGGCGGAGCCGACCGAGCCGATCTTCCCGGTGGCAGCCGAGCCGCTGGCCGGTGCGCGAGCGGAGCCGACGGTGCCGGTCGCGCCGGAGCCGGTCGCCGCCGGGCAGGCTGAGTCGACGGTGCCGACTCAGCCGGTGGCGGCGGAGCCGACGGTGTCGACTCAGCCGGTGGCGGCGGAGCCCACGGTTGTCGTTGCCGAGTTCCAGCCGGCCAACGGGGTGGAAGAGGAACTGCTCAGCGCGGCGGACGCCGGCAACACCGACACGTTCCTGTCCACCCTGCTGCTGGCCCGGGTCCTGATGCCGGTGGCCGCTGACTCCGCGCCGGGCAGCCGGCCCGGCGAGCCGGGCTTCGTCTGGCCGGCCGTGCAACTGGACGGCCAGACCTTCGTCCTCGGCTACACCTCGCCGCAGCGTTTCGCCGACCACACCGACCCGGCGGCCGACACGATCCAGGTTCGCTTCGTCCAGTTGATCCGTCAATGGCCCGACCCGTCGTGGTCGTTCGCGGTCAATCCTGGTACGCCGGTCGGCGCGAAGCTGCCCGGTGAGCAGATCGTCGGGCTGGCCAACTGGGCGACCGAGTTGGGCCTGGGCGACGACCCCGAGAACGAGCCCGAGCCGAGCGCCGAGCCGCCCGCGCCGTCCATCGGGCAACGAAAAGCCACCACCGCCGCCGACCCCGCGCGGCCGATCGTGATGCAGAAGGCGATCGCGCCGAGCCAACTCGGCTACTACCTGGAACGCGGCTACGACCGGGTCTCCGGTTTCGTGCACCGGGCGACCGAGTTGGCTCACCTCACCACTCCGGCCCAGCTGTACCGTGCGCTCGGCCTGCACCACCCGGAGTCACCGTTCGACCCGGGCGCCGACGAGATCTACGTGCTGCGCTGGCCGGCATACCGACCGAGCCTCTACCGGATCCCGTACGGCGGGCAGAACGAGGCCGCCATGCGGGCCATGGAGGGCTGGGTCATCGAACGCCCGCCGTTCCGGGGCAACGGCTTCGCCCCGGGCGAGAGCAGCGATGTCCTGGCCGAGTTCAAGGTGGACAGCGTCCGGCTGCCGCACGGGGCACAGCTGCTGCGCCTCGGCGCGGACGGCACCGAACGCCTGGTGGCCGTCCTCGACGCGGACACCCTCTCCTGGCAACGGGTCGGTGAGCAGTGATGCGCGACGGCTACGTGGCCCGCTGGCAGGGCCGGGAGTACCCGGCGAGCCCGGCCGGCGGTGAAACCCGGCTCTACCGGTCGGAGCCGGGTGACGGGTTCGTCGAGGTGCGGCCCGGCCGGTACGTACGGGTCGTCCCGACCAGCGAGATCGAGGAACTGGCGTACGTGCGGACGACCTGCACCTGGCAGGGCCAGCCGTTCATTGTGCTCGGCGAGCACGAGGGCTGGCTCCGGGTCGAGTACACCGGTGGCCGCTGGCCGGTCGCCCAGGCGATGCGCCTGGAGTCCTTCGACTTCGGCGTATACCAGGGATGGGCGCCCGTCACCGAGGTCACCGACCTGCGTGAACAGCGGGTCTGAGAGCCGTCTGCGCGAAACGGCGGGGACGAGTTCCGGCGGCACCGCGGGTGGCCGGCCGGGTTCACGACTTCGCCCAGCGCAGCACCTCGCCCAGCACCAGCTCCGGTGCCTCCAGATGCGGGAAGTGTGCGATCTCGTTGAGCAGCCGCCACTCGTACGCGGCGCTGACGTAGCGACCCGAGCCCTGGGCGGTACGCGGCAAGGACGCCTCGTCCAGCGCGCCGTGCAGTTGCAGGGTGGGCGTGACAAGCGGTCGCTGCATCAACTTGACGAACCGGTAGCCGTGTAGCCGCAGCACCGACCGGAACGCCCACCGGTAGCCCTCCAGCGCGCAGAAGGCCGCCTGCGGGATCCGGATGGCCTCCCGGTAGCGCTGCGCGTACCCGGCGAAATCCGGGCCGGTGACCCAGCGGGGGCCACCCCAGCGGCGCAGGATCTCCTCCACCGCCCGGCCCTCGTCCCGGGTGAGCACGTGCTCGTAGCGGGGCAGCTGGAACTTCAACGTGGGCGTGGAGGCGGTGAACTGACCGCGCGGATCGGCGAAGATCGCCGCGCGCAGCCGCAGCGGATGCGGCGCGCCGAGCACCACCAGCCGGCGTACCAGCGTGGGATGGAACGACGCCACGGTCCAGGCGATCATGCCGCCCGCGCCGGTGCCGACCACGGTCGCCGAACGCTCACCGAGGGCCCGGATCATCCCGGCCACGTCGGCGGCGAGGGTGTAACCGTCGTACCCCCGGGGTGGTTTGTCGCTGGCCCCGTAGCCGCGCAGGTCGACGGCGACGGCGCGGAAGCCGGCGTCGGCGACCGCCGGAAGCATCTGGTGCCAGGCCCACCAGTGCTCGGGAAAGCCGTGCAGGAAGAGCACCATCGGCCCGGTTCCGGCCTCGACGACGTGGAACCGGCTGCCGTTGGCGCCGACGAACCGGTGCGTCCACGGCCCCTCGGTGAGGACACAGGACTCGTCGACGGCACCGCCGCGCTGCTCGGTCATGCCCGACAGCCTATGACCCCGGTGCCGCTCGCCCGGCGCGCGATGCCCCGGGCAGGTGACCCTGCCCGGGGCATCGTTTGTCGCTCAGCGGCTCAGGAGAACCGGACCTTGGTGTAGATGCCGTTCTGTTCGAGCACCTTGATCTTGGTGCCGGTGGCCGGCAGCTTGACGCCGTGGTTCGGCAGCTCCGGGAACCAGTACTGCTTGGTGTCGTCGAAGAGCGGCTGCGCGGCCTGCCCACGGATGTACTGCGGCTGGCTGTTCAGGTGCAGCGTGAACGAATCCGCCTTCTTCAGGCTGAACGGCGCGTCGTAGACCTGGATCCGGGCCCGCCAGGGCTGGCCGGTCAGGTTGTAGATCGGCCGGGGACGGGAGTCGATGATCAGGTTCCGGCCCTCGCCCGGGTGCGCGAACGTGTCGTTGTCCGCCCACCGGGTGTTCCAGTACGAGATCAGCAGACCCTCCTGGTACGGGTAGTGGTCCACGTAGTCCGGCTTGGTGTTGGCGTACCCGAAGAAGTACGGGCCGGTCTTGAGGTACTTGTCGTACGAGATGTACTGCCGGGTGCCCGCGATGTAGTAGTTCGCGAAGCTGCGGGTGTAGCTCTCCTCGACCACCTCGAAGCCGCCGGCCAGCGTCCAACCCGTCCCGCCGTCCTCGGCACCGTCGGTGAAGACGGTCTCGCCGTCGGCGGTCAGGGTGATGGCGTCACCGAAGAAGCCGCCCTCGGAGACCGCGCCGTCGGTCTGGTAGCGCAGCCGG
This DNA window, taken from Micromonospora sp. FIMYZ51, encodes the following:
- the mycP gene encoding type VII secretion-associated serine protease mycosin, coding for MSRCSARLLLVGLAAALLAGPTTSGPIQLSGSIQLAGMQSSPHCASSPPAPVRPVAAVPWPQQRYAPERLAPLATGAGVTVAVVDSGVDRRHPQLAGRVLTGTDLLDPGGDGTLDCVGHGTGVASIIAAVPRDGIAFRGLAPDARILPVRVSEQQVVDGRGSGRTVGPDDLAQAIRWAVENGADVLNLSVVLYADHPAVRAAVADAVARDVVVVAAAGNLHGNGDPRPYPAAYDGVLGVGAVGADGMRAAFSQAGSYLDLVAPGTDVLIAAPGRGHHQAEGTSYAAPFVAATAALLRQYRPELTATEVAARIVATTDPAPDGGYGAGVLNPYRAVTEASGVPKPAGPVTVLADDRADPALLAQQARRVDARQRAVWLAVAGVLVAAGIALAAVVVPAGARRRWRPADPR
- a CDS encoding SseB family protein; protein product: MTDWEPATEAEAAMRDALRSNDQQLYFRILSRVELLLPISTQATAGHAPAGWGTWTTGGRTHVLAFTSIEAIRACLGEHAVPNRRIGYPELATNWPNHEWWLAVNPGLPIEGYLPAWYVSQLSRGDVRLPGRTVGARARLERVEALNRSREAGPAASVAPATPTPAAPTPPPARRPADVGPSPAPPPVVPAAFHLPEVPVTPSTLGVPHRGRPAGSAPEHPDGNRIAPDGPRPTGGSRPAAFGGERPEAAAPARPAGLGPSLGGVRPDGPGKVPPRRPMPFRTEEVGAPERGWPAAPERPGPATNGRPTEPGVDQPSRRSFFEPAAERPASRSDRLADRATPPSRFGRGGQPFPRRGPAAKPAGAGDPRAFVFTDDDRPVDDRSAGAARPGSGGEATQPLPSQDASSSDPTRPLGLAGRMAPPGMDRADTEATQALPRRRPTEDAAQAPPSIAEPVSGPPATRRGFTPIVIEGTIIEARDLSTAPSTEERSHPSAGESPTARPEAERTMPGPRVEPEPTVPLTPEPTADAQAEPTAPIFPVAAEPTAPIFPVAAEPTAPIFPVAAEPTAPIFPVAAEPTAPIFPVAAEPTARISPVAAEPTAPISQVPTQPVAAEPTEPISQVPTQPVAAEPTEPIFPVAAEPLAGARAEPTVPVAPEPVAAGQAESTVPTQPVAAEPTVSTQPVAAEPTVVVAEFQPANGVEEELLSAADAGNTDTFLSTLLLARVLMPVAADSAPGSRPGEPGFVWPAVQLDGQTFVLGYTSPQRFADHTDPAADTIQVRFVQLIRQWPDPSWSFAVNPGTPVGAKLPGEQIVGLANWATELGLGDDPENEPEPSAEPPAPSIGQRKATTAADPARPIVMQKAIAPSQLGYYLERGYDRVSGFVHRATELAHLTTPAQLYRALGLHHPESPFDPGADEIYVLRWPAYRPSLYRIPYGGQNEAAMRAMEGWVIERPPFRGNGFAPGESSDVLAEFKVDSVRLPHGAQLLRLGADGTERLVAVLDADTLSWQRVGEQ
- a CDS encoding alpha/beta hydrolase, with product MTEQRGGAVDESCVLTEGPWTHRFVGANGSRFHVVEAGTGPMVLFLHGFPEHWWAWHQMLPAVADAGFRAVAVDLRGYGASDKPPRGYDGYTLAADVAGMIRALGERSATVVGTGAGGMIAWTVASFHPTLVRRLVVLGAPHPLRLRAAIFADPRGQFTASTPTLKFQLPRYEHVLTRDEGRAVEEILRRWGGPRWVTGPDFAGYAQRYREAIRIPQAAFCALEGYRWAFRSVLRLHGYRFVKLMQRPLVTPTLQLHGALDEASLPRTAQGSGRYVSAAYEWRLLNEIAHFPHLEAPELVLGEVLRWAKS